A genomic region of Ignavibacteria bacterium contains the following coding sequences:
- a CDS encoding RNA-binding protein, with translation MSKKLFVGSLPFSTTNEELQKLFEPYGEVTSAVVIRDKQTRRSKGYGFVEMTSDEAANDALEALNGSEVKGRKIVVSEARGSQNK, from the coding sequence ATGTCCAAAAAACTTTTTGTTGGGAGCTTGCCTTTCTCAACTACAAATGAGGAGCTCCAAAAATTGTTCGAACCCTATGGCGAAGTAACATCTGCTGTAGTAATCAGAGATAAACAAACTCGCCGCTCAAAGGGTTATGGTTTCGTTGAAATGACTTCCGATGAAGCTGCTAACGATGCTTTAGAGGCATTAAACGGCAGTGAAGTTAAAGGAAGAAAAATTGTTGTCAGCGAAGCCAGAGGCTCACAAAATAAATAA
- the cas1 gene encoding type II CRISPR-associated endonuclease Cas1, whose product MIKRTIYIGNPAYLSKKNDQLIINFIEKDSKDVSEDRIENKAQSIPIEDIGFLILDNFQITVTQSLLISLLENNCAIVTCNDKHMPKGLFFNLEHNIEQSQHFQEQVNASEPLKKQLWQQTIKAKILNQALVLDKYKKPSDNLKKWAREVKSGDTSNLEARASYYYWKKLFPEDLNFVRDREGYPPNNLLNYGYAILRSVVARGLVASGLLPTLGIHHHSKYNAFCLADDIMEPYRPFVDDIVATIIYNGEDFTELSKSIKQQLLQIPAIDVRIENQTRPLMIAVQRTTSSLASCFSGETKKLIYPIFHYENKSI is encoded by the coding sequence ATGATTAAAAGAACAATTTATATCGGAAATCCTGCTTATCTCTCAAAGAAAAATGATCAATTAATAATTAACTTCATTGAGAAAGATTCCAAAGATGTTTCAGAAGATAGAATTGAAAATAAAGCTCAATCAATTCCAATTGAAGATATTGGTTTTTTGATACTCGATAATTTTCAGATAACCGTAACGCAAAGCTTGCTCATATCTCTTCTTGAAAATAATTGCGCCATAGTTACCTGTAACGATAAACATATGCCCAAAGGTCTGTTTTTTAATCTTGAACATAACATTGAACAAAGTCAGCATTTTCAGGAACAGGTAAATGCATCAGAACCTTTAAAGAAACAACTATGGCAGCAAACAATAAAAGCAAAAATTCTTAATCAGGCGCTTGTCCTCGATAAATACAAAAAACCTTCTGATAATTTGAAGAAATGGGCAAGGGAAGTAAAGTCAGGCGATACTTCAAACCTTGAAGCAAGAGCATCATATTATTACTGGAAGAAACTTTTTCCTGAAGACTTAAATTTTGTACGAGATAGAGAAGGTTATCCGCCTAATAATTTACTTAATTATGGTTATGCAATTTTAAGAAGCGTTGTTGCCCGTGGACTTGTTGCTTCGGGTTTATTACCTACTCTGGGCATTCATCACCACAGTAAATACAATGCCTTTTGTCTTGCTGATGATATAATGGAACCTTACCGACCCTTTGTTGATGATATTGTTGCAACTATAATTTACAATGGCGAAGATTTTACAGAACTTTCAAAATCAATTAAACAACAATTACTTCAAATTCCAGCAATTGATGTCAGAATTGAAAACCAAACAAGACCATTAATGATAGCTGTTCAAAGAACAACATCTTCCCTTGCCAGCTGCTTTTCAGGAGAAACTAAAAAACTAATTTATCCCATTTTTCATTATGAGAATAAATCAATATAG
- the cas2 gene encoding CRISPR-associated endonuclease Cas2, whose product MRINQYRTMWILVFYDLPTDTETDRKNFTRFRNNLLQDGFTMFQFSIYIRHCASKENAKVHIDRIKSFLPPKGHVGILTITDRQFGMIEIFYGKEKEKNPIQEPQQLELF is encoded by the coding sequence ATGAGAATAAATCAATATAGAACAATGTGGATTTTAGTCTTTTATGATTTGCCAACCGATACTGAAACGGATCGAAAAAACTTTACTCGATTCAGAAATAATTTATTGCAAGATGGATTTACAATGTTTCAATTTTCAATTTATATAAGACATTGTGCCAGTAAGGAAAACGCAAAGGTCCACATAGATAGAATAAAAAGTTTTCTCCCGCCGAAAGGGCATGTTGGAATTTTAACCATAACCGACAGACAATTTGGAATGATTGAAATATTTTATGGGAAAGAAAAAGAAAAGAATCCTATCCAGGAACCCCAACAGCTCGAGTTATTTTAA
- a CDS encoding NUDIX hydrolase, translating to MKEKWLELAQKLQSIAQSGLFYSNNEFEIERYKMVMEIAEEMISMNTGFDKEEIDRLFMSEAGHSTPKVDVRGVVFKDGKILLVKEKVDGKWTVPGGWADVGSSPSENAEREVFEESGYKVKAKKVLAVYDRNKQGHTPYIFHLYKIFFLCEIIGGESKTSYETEDVGFFGLDELPELSTGRITRKQIERFFEHYKNPALPTDFD from the coding sequence ATGAAGGAAAAATGGTTAGAGCTTGCTCAAAAACTTCAATCAATTGCTCAATCGGGATTATTTTATTCGAATAATGAGTTTGAAATTGAACGCTACAAAATGGTAATGGAAATTGCCGAAGAAATGATTTCGATGAATACAGGTTTTGATAAAGAGGAAATTGACAGATTGTTTATGAGTGAGGCTGGACATTCAACACCAAAAGTTGATGTTCGAGGTGTTGTGTTCAAAGATGGAAAAATTCTTTTAGTAAAAGAGAAAGTTGATGGAAAGTGGACAGTTCCCGGTGGCTGGGCTGATGTTGGTTCTTCTCCAAGCGAAAATGCAGAAAGAGAAGTCTTTGAAGAATCTGGTTATAAAGTAAAAGCTAAAAAAGTACTTGCCGTTTACGATCGCAACAAGCAGGGACACACTCCTTATATTTTTCATCTTTATAAGATTTTCTTCTTGTGCGAAATTATTGGCGGAGAATCAAAAACAAGTTACGAGACTGAAGATGTCGGTTTCTTTGGACTTGATGAATTGCCCGAATTAAGCACTGGCAGAATAACTCGAAAACAAATTGAAAGATTTTTTGAACACTACAAAAATCCCGCCTTACCGACCGATTTCGACTGA
- a CDS encoding LOG family protein, producing MTERKIITIFGSSFPKPGDDEYEFAYQLGKELGKAGFNICNGGFYGTMEATAKGAFEAGAHTIGVTVNSFNLKANSYIKEEIHFTNLFDRIQKLISLGDGYIVLKGGTGTLLEYSAILELINKSLIVSKPIAADKDFWFDLTRLMNNRNTLEGRKEINVLLSNDVLEIVNYFSNYFEEKR from the coding sequence ATGACTGAAAGAAAAATTATTACAATCTTCGGCTCTTCATTCCCCAAACCAGGTGATGACGAATATGAGTTTGCCTATCAACTCGGTAAAGAACTCGGAAAAGCTGGATTTAATATCTGCAACGGCGGATTTTACGGGACAATGGAAGCAACAGCAAAAGGTGCCTTTGAAGCAGGCGCACATACAATTGGCGTCACTGTCAATTCGTTTAATCTTAAAGCTAATAGTTATATAAAAGAAGAAATTCACTTCACAAATCTTTTTGATAGAATTCAAAAATTGATTTCTCTCGGAGATGGTTACATTGTCTTAAAAGGCGGAACAGGAACATTACTCGAATATTCTGCCATACTCGAATTAATTAACAAGAGCTTAATTGTTTCAAAACCAATTGCAGCTGATAAAGACTTTTGGTTTGACCTTACAAGATTAATGAATAACAGAAACACACTGGAAGGCAGAAAAGAAATAAATGTTCTTCTGAGCAATGATGTTCTGGAAATTGTAAATTATTTTTCAAATTATTTTGAGGAGAAGAGATGA